From Pseudomonas fluorescens, one genomic window encodes:
- a CDS encoding helix-turn-helix domain-containing protein has product MHRKEKSERLKSNVRYLIESRGETRLSLCNASGLTRTTIYNILEGRVVNVQQSTIRKISDFFGVSCTEIEIVDFEEKETLESSYSVFGNMNPAAVPIIMESAVVSSLDKKIGQLIVSHPLTYYFGAASNLIGVLLESDVGGSSEPGDLLIVRKGFWSGEGEGLVYDLMTKTVCVVRGENFDERMTGVVGEIVEERFNGD; this is encoded by the coding sequence ATGCACAGAAAAGAAAAGTCCGAGAGGTTGAAGAGTAATGTCAGGTATCTGATAGAAAGCCGTGGGGAGACGCGCCTTTCCTTGTGCAACGCCAGCGGTTTGACCAGAACGACGATTTACAACATTCTCGAGGGTCGCGTTGTGAATGTTCAGCAATCGACCATCAGGAAAATATCCGACTTCTTTGGTGTGTCTTGCACGGAAATAGAGATCGTTGATTTCGAAGAGAAAGAAACACTGGAAAGCAGTTATTCGGTGTTTGGAAATATGAATCCTGCCGCCGTTCCCATCATCATGGAGAGCGCTGTCGTTTCTAGTCTTGATAAGAAGATAGGTCAGCTGATCGTATCTCATCCACTGACCTACTATTTTGGTGCCGCAAGTAATCTGATAGGGGTTTTGCTGGAAAGTGACGTTGGCGGATCAAGCGAGCCGGGGGATCTGCTGATCGTTAGAAAAGGCTTTTGGAGTGGCGAAGGCGAAGGTCTGGTGTACGACTTGATGACGAAAACGGTGTGCGTTGTTCGGGGCGAAAATTTTGATGAGCGTATGACTGGTGTGGTCGGGGAAATTGTTGAGGAGCGGTTCAATGGCGATTGA
- a CDS encoding hotdog family protein produces MIDWPLAELLPHAGDMILIDQVLAFDEEQIHTRMTVKPGGLFSREDGSLPAWVGIELMAQTVAAFAGCRAREEGRAVELGFLLGSRKFECNVDHFPVGTELTLHGRRSLEDDNGMGVFECHINAPGIHASARLNVFKPPKAAHYLDPPRESRDD; encoded by the coding sequence ATGATTGACTGGCCGCTCGCCGAACTGCTGCCCCACGCCGGCGACATGATCCTCATCGACCAGGTACTGGCCTTTGACGAAGAACAGATCCACACCCGCATGACGGTCAAGCCCGGCGGTTTGTTCAGCCGCGAGGACGGCAGCCTGCCGGCCTGGGTCGGCATTGAGCTGATGGCCCAGACCGTCGCCGCTTTTGCCGGCTGCCGGGCCCGCGAGGAAGGCCGCGCGGTGGAACTCGGGTTCCTGCTTGGCAGTCGAAAATTCGAATGCAACGTCGATCACTTCCCGGTGGGGACCGAACTCACCCTGCATGGCCGGCGATCGCTTGAGGATGACAACGGCATGGGCGTGTTCGAATGCCATATCAATGCGCCGGGCATCCACGCCAGCGCCCGCTTGAATGTGTTCAAGCCGCCCAAGGCGGCTCACTATCTCGATCCACCCAGAGAGTCCCGCGATGACTGA
- a CDS encoding LysR family transcriptional regulator, translated as MELRHLRYFIAVAEELHFGRAAQALGISQPPLSQQIQVLEQEVGARLFERTNRRVELSEAGRLFLEEARLVLAQVDKAADVARRAQLGELGELKIGFTSSAPFNSTIPQAIFGFRQRFPAVHLNLREMSSTQVADALVDESIQIGIMRPLPLPDSLQVVELNREPLVAVLSSKDPLSLGSEEGLFLSALAHEPFVFFPRSYGSGLYAQLLSLARDAGFSPHFAQEAGEAMTIIGLVAAGLGVSVLPASYQRMRIDGVVYRPLLDPAAETAVWLVQRKDQKSPMARAFVELLTSRV; from the coding sequence ATGGAATTGCGTCATCTGCGCTACTTCATCGCCGTCGCCGAAGAACTGCATTTTGGCCGCGCCGCACAGGCACTGGGCATCTCTCAGCCGCCGCTGAGCCAGCAGATCCAGGTGCTGGAGCAGGAAGTGGGCGCGCGTCTGTTCGAGCGTACCAATCGTCGGGTCGAGCTCAGCGAGGCGGGGCGTTTGTTTCTCGAGGAGGCGCGGCTGGTGCTGGCGCAAGTCGACAAGGCGGCGGACGTCGCGCGACGGGCGCAACTCGGTGAGCTGGGCGAACTGAAAATCGGCTTCACCTCGTCGGCGCCCTTCAACTCGACCATTCCGCAAGCGATCTTCGGCTTTCGCCAGCGCTTCCCGGCAGTGCATCTGAACCTGCGGGAAATGAGCAGCACCCAGGTGGCCGATGCGCTGGTGGACGAGTCAATCCAGATCGGCATCATGCGCCCCCTGCCGTTGCCGGATTCGCTGCAGGTAGTCGAGCTCAACCGTGAACCACTGGTGGCGGTCCTCAGCTCCAAGGATCCGCTGTCGCTGGGCAGCGAGGAAGGCTTGTTCCTCTCGGCCCTGGCCCATGAGCCTTTCGTGTTTTTCCCGCGCAGCTACGGCAGCGGTCTGTACGCGCAACTGCTGAGCCTGGCCCGCGACGCCGGCTTCAGCCCGCATTTCGCCCAGGAAGCCGGAGAAGCCATGACCATCATCGGCCTGGTGGCGGCGGGCCTGGGCGTCTCGGTACTGCCGGCGTCCTACCAACGCATGCGCATCGACGGCGTGGTCTACCGCCCCTTGCTCGACCCGGCGGCGGAGACGGCGGTGTGGCTAGTCCAGCGCAAGGACCAGAAATCGCCGATGGCGCGAGCGTTTGTCGAGTTGCTGACGAGCAGGGTGTAG
- a CDS encoding beta-ketoacyl-ACP synthase: MKRVVVTGMAGITSLGSDWATISGHFKANHSGIRRMHEWDRFTELNTRLAGPIDDFQVPGHWTRKQLRSMGRVSRLAVGAAERALADAGLLGDESIKDGRMGVACGSSTGSTDEIKAFGNMLLNSVAEGLNANSYVRMMPHTTAANISIFFGLTGRLIPTSSACTSGSQGIGYAYEAIKFGRLPLMLAGGAEELCPTEAMVFDALYATSLKNDAPQTSPRPYDSARDGLVIGEGAGMLVLEELEHALARGAHIHAEIVGFGSNADGQHTTRPEQATMRRAMELALEDADLQPAAIGYVNGHGTATEQGDIAETQATSSLFGSHMPISSQKSFLGHTLGACGALESWFSIEMLNRDDYAHTFNLDHIDPQCGALDYLRGEFRQMSNRYVMNNNFAFGGVNTSLVFRRW, from the coding sequence ATGAAGCGCGTCGTCGTCACCGGCATGGCCGGCATCACCTCCCTGGGCAGCGACTGGGCAACCATCTCCGGGCATTTCAAGGCCAACCATAGCGGCATCCGCCGAATGCACGAGTGGGATCGCTTCACCGAACTGAACACCCGCCTGGCCGGACCGATCGATGATTTTCAGGTGCCCGGACACTGGACCCGCAAACAGCTGCGCAGCATGGGCCGGGTGTCGCGGCTGGCTGTGGGTGCGGCTGAGCGCGCGCTCGCCGATGCCGGCTTGCTCGGCGACGAGTCGATCAAGGACGGGCGCATGGGCGTCGCTTGCGGCTCGTCCACCGGCAGCACCGACGAGATCAAGGCCTTCGGCAACATGCTGCTGAACTCGGTGGCCGAAGGACTCAACGCCAACTCCTACGTGCGCATGATGCCCCACACCACGGCGGCCAATATCAGCATCTTCTTCGGCCTGACCGGTCGCCTGATCCCCACCTCCAGCGCCTGCACCAGCGGCAGCCAGGGCATCGGCTACGCCTACGAAGCCATCAAGTTCGGCCGCCTGCCGCTGATGCTCGCCGGCGGCGCCGAAGAGCTGTGCCCGACCGAGGCGATGGTGTTCGACGCGCTCTACGCCACCAGCCTGAAAAACGACGCACCGCAAACCAGCCCACGGCCCTACGACAGCGCCCGCGACGGCCTGGTGATCGGCGAAGGCGCCGGCATGCTGGTGCTCGAAGAACTCGAACACGCCCTGGCCCGAGGCGCCCATATCCACGCGGAAATCGTCGGCTTCGGCAGCAACGCCGACGGCCAGCACACCACCCGTCCCGAGCAGGCCACCATGCGCCGGGCGATGGAACTGGCGCTCGAGGATGCCGACCTGCAACCCGCGGCAATCGGCTACGTCAACGGCCACGGCACCGCCACCGAACAGGGCGACATTGCCGAAACCCAGGCCACCAGCAGCCTGTTCGGCAGCCACATGCCCATCAGCTCGCAGAAAAGCTTCCTCGGCCACACACTCGGCGCCTGTGGCGCACTGGAGTCGTGGTTCAGCATCGAAATGCTCAATCGCGACGACTACGCCCACACCTTCAACCTCGACCACATCGACCCCCAATGCGGCGCCCTGGACTACCTGCGTGGCGAATTCCGGCAGATGAGCAATCGGTATGTGATGAACAATAACTTTGCGTTTGGTGGGGTGAATACGTCGTTGGTTTTTCGGCGGTGGTGA
- the fabG gene encoding 3-oxoacyl-ACP reductase FabG yields the protein MTESVLVTGSSRGIGRAIALRLAQAGHDIVVHCRSGLAEASAVQAEIEALGRNARVLQFDVSDRAACKTALEADVEAHGAYYGVVLNAGLTRDGAFPALSEDDWDVVLRTNLDGFYNVLHPVMMPMIRRRAAGRIVCITSVSGLIGNRGQVNYSASKAGLIGAAKALAIELAKRKITVNCVAPGLIDTAMLDDNVPVEELMKMIPAQRMGTPEEVAGAVNFLMSAEASYITRQVLAVNGGLC from the coding sequence ATGACTGAATCCGTACTGGTCACCGGCTCCAGCCGTGGCATCGGCCGCGCCATTGCCTTGCGCCTGGCGCAGGCCGGGCATGACATTGTCGTGCATTGCCGCAGCGGCCTGGCAGAAGCCAGCGCAGTGCAGGCCGAGATCGAAGCCCTGGGCCGCAACGCCCGGGTGCTGCAATTCGACGTGTCCGATCGCGCCGCCTGCAAGACTGCGCTGGAAGCCGATGTCGAGGCCCATGGCGCCTACTATGGCGTGGTGCTCAATGCCGGGCTGACCCGCGACGGCGCATTCCCCGCACTGAGCGAGGACGATTGGGACGTTGTGCTGCGCACCAACCTCGACGGTTTCTACAACGTCCTGCACCCGGTCATGATGCCGATGATCCGCCGCCGCGCAGCGGGACGAATCGTCTGCATCACCTCGGTCTCCGGACTGATCGGCAATCGCGGCCAGGTCAACTACAGCGCCTCCAAGGCCGGCCTGATCGGCGCGGCAAAAGCGTTGGCGATCGAATTGGCCAAGCGCAAAATAACCGTTAACTGTGTCGCACCCGGCTTGATCGACACGGCCATGCTCGACGACAACGTGCCGGTGGAAGAACTGATGAAAATGATCCCCGCACAACGCATGGGCACCCCGGAAGAGGTGGCCGGCGCGGTGAATTTCCTGATGTCGGCGGAAGCCTCGTACATCACCCGGCAAGTGCTGGCCGTCAATGGAGGGCTGTGCTGA
- a CDS encoding queuosine precursor transporter: MAIDLGEVKYKLLGFENHKALAVLMVVSTGKVFKISLRDLLKSEVLDELSRSEVKGIYRKYYSNRDAPTAYEISDRHERSWMTYVVLNLALFALYIFTNVASAKLVYLEYFDVVVTPGVFLYPLTFLIVDLLNESYGLRLARKAILFAFLSNAFILGLLMSSSLLPGMTGWQLDKPYSDVVNHVIAALVASSVSFIISEYVNSYLLCKIKELTNSRFLFLRVFLSTFFAVIIDSFVFCFIAFYGSMDNEQIMEIIYVQIIIKMCFAVFNVLPAYGARSLFKKYISNGRAA; this comes from the coding sequence ATGGCGATTGATTTAGGGGAGGTAAAGTACAAGCTTTTGGGGTTTGAGAATCACAAGGCTCTCGCCGTTTTGATGGTGGTGTCGACGGGTAAAGTATTCAAAATATCGTTGCGTGATCTTTTGAAAAGCGAGGTGCTGGATGAGCTAAGTAGGTCGGAAGTTAAGGGTATTTACCGAAAGTACTATTCGAACAGAGATGCGCCGACGGCTTATGAGATCAGTGATCGGCACGAAAGGTCGTGGATGACTTACGTGGTGCTTAATTTGGCTCTGTTTGCGCTTTATATATTTACCAATGTTGCTTCTGCGAAGCTTGTATATCTTGAGTATTTTGATGTTGTTGTGACCCCAGGGGTTTTTCTCTACCCGCTGACATTTTTGATAGTTGATCTATTGAACGAGTCGTACGGACTGCGACTGGCGAGAAAAGCGATACTGTTTGCTTTCTTGAGCAATGCTTTCATTCTTGGTTTGCTGATGAGCAGTAGCCTATTGCCGGGGATGACTGGTTGGCAACTGGATAAGCCCTATAGCGACGTTGTCAATCATGTCATAGCTGCTTTGGTCGCGTCATCCGTATCATTTATAATTTCCGAGTATGTTAATTCTTATTTGCTTTGTAAAATCAAAGAGTTAACGAACTCAAGGTTTTTGTTCTTGCGGGTTTTCTTGAGTACCTTTTTTGCGGTGATTATAGATAGCTTTGTTTTCTGCTTCATTGCGTTCTATGGGTCAATGGATAATGAGCAGATTATGGAAATTATCTATGTCCAGATCATCATAAAAATGTGCTTCGCAGTTTTCAATGTGCTGCCCGCCTATGGTGCAAGGTCGTTGTTCAAAAAGTATATTTCCAACGGGCGGGCTGCGTGA
- the queC gene encoding 7-cyano-7-deazaguanine synthase QueC, which yields MTNKAVIVFSGGQDSTTCLIHAMARYDEVHCITFDYGQRHRAEIEVAQQLATKLGVAAHKILDASLLGELAISSLTRDNIPLPLPDSANGGLPSTFVPGRNIIFLTLASIYAYQIQARSVITGVCETDFSGYPDCRDQFVKALNLAVVLGMDYMLEIETPLMWLNKAETWALAEHYGQLELVRNETLTCYQGIQGEGCKHCDACNLRAKGLSAFLENRTEVMNSLKAKVVLS from the coding sequence ATGACGAACAAAGCCGTTATCGTTTTCAGTGGTGGACAAGACTCAACGACCTGCTTGATCCACGCCATGGCCAGGTACGACGAGGTGCACTGCATCACGTTTGACTATGGCCAGCGCCATCGGGCAGAAATTGAGGTGGCGCAGCAGCTTGCAACAAAACTGGGCGTCGCCGCGCACAAGATTCTGGACGCCTCACTGCTGGGCGAACTCGCTATCAGCAGCCTGACACGTGACAACATCCCATTGCCTCTCCCGGATAGCGCGAACGGTGGTTTACCCAGTACCTTCGTCCCGGGCAGGAACATCATCTTTCTAACCTTGGCTTCTATTTACGCTTATCAAATCCAGGCCCGCAGTGTCATCACGGGCGTCTGCGAAACAGATTTCTCCGGCTATCCGGATTGCAGGGATCAGTTCGTCAAAGCGCTCAACCTGGCCGTCGTACTGGGCATGGACTACATGCTTGAAATCGAAACCCCGCTGATGTGGCTGAACAAGGCGGAGACCTGGGCACTGGCCGAACACTACGGACAACTGGAACTGGTCCGTAACGAGACCCTGACGTGCTACCAGGGAATACAAGGCGAAGGGTGCAAACATTGCGATGCCTGTAACCTTCGGGCGAAAGGACTTTCGGCGTTTCTTGAAAACAGAACGGAAGTGATGAATTCGCTAAAAGCAAAAGTCGTCCTGTCGTAG
- a CDS encoding DUF6124 family protein, with protein sequence MKTNFPDSPVSQEALDVDISKLAELSGRTVSARLRQPGKIDPISHIFTINPNVDTESLLCHASETLASLNAMSTDLAYELEGSRRNVALAIQQLAVLGELLVNRVLDDLEQPDGLPKAS encoded by the coding sequence ATGAAAACAAACTTCCCCGACTCACCAGTATCGCAAGAGGCGCTGGATGTTGACATTTCCAAGTTGGCCGAACTCAGCGGGCGCACTGTCAGCGCACGGTTGCGGCAACCTGGCAAAATTGACCCCATCAGCCACATCTTCACCATCAACCCAAACGTCGACACCGAATCCCTGCTCTGTCATGCCAGTGAAACCCTGGCTTCGCTCAATGCCATGAGCACCGATCTGGCGTACGAGTTGGAGGGTTCACGGCGTAATGTGGCGCTGGCGATTCAGCAATTGGCCGTACTGGGCGAGTTGTTGGTCAATCGTGTTCTAGACGATCTGGAGCAACCCGATGGATTACCCAAAGCGTCGTAA
- a CDS encoding MFS transporter — MDDQLNSLNEIYIEKGTPMFLRTVLALFCGGFATFALLYCVQPMMPMFSQEFSINAAQSSLILSVSTGMLAIGLLITGPISDRIGRKPVMVAALFAAALCTLASALMPTWEGILLMRALTGLSLSGLAAVAMTYLSEEIHPQHIGLAMGLYIGGNAIGGMSGRLIVGVLIDFVSWHTAMLVIGGLALIAAALFWKVLPESRNFRSRSLHPRSLLDGFTMHFRDAGLPLLFLEAFVLMGAFVTLFNYIGYRLLAAPYHMDQAFVGLLSVVYLSGIYSSAKIGSLADRLGRRKVLWGTIVLMLAGLAVTMLSPLPLVILGMLIFTFGFFGAHSVASSWIGRRATKAKGQASSLYLFSYYAGGSIAGTVGGVFWHQGGWNGIGLFIGTLLVIALLVALKLAKLPTLAESAKS; from the coding sequence CTGGACGATCAACTCAATTCGCTGAACGAGATCTACATCGAAAAAGGCACGCCGATGTTCCTGCGCACGGTGCTGGCGCTGTTCTGCGGCGGCTTCGCGACCTTCGCCCTGCTGTACTGCGTGCAGCCGATGATGCCGATGTTCTCCCAGGAGTTTTCGATCAACGCGGCGCAGAGCAGCCTGATCCTTTCGGTCTCCACCGGCATGCTCGCCATCGGCCTGCTGATCACCGGCCCCATCTCCGACCGCATCGGGCGCAAGCCGGTGATGGTCGCCGCGTTGTTCGCCGCTGCCCTTTGCACCCTGGCCAGCGCGCTGATGCCGACCTGGGAAGGCATTCTGCTGATGCGCGCCCTGACCGGCCTGTCCCTGAGCGGGCTGGCGGCGGTGGCCATGACTTACCTGAGCGAAGAAATTCATCCACAACACATCGGCCTGGCGATGGGCCTGTACATCGGCGGCAATGCCATTGGCGGGATGAGCGGACGATTGATCGTCGGGGTGCTGATCGACTTCGTCAGTTGGCACACCGCGATGCTGGTGATCGGCGGTCTGGCCCTGATCGCCGCCGCGCTGTTCTGGAAAGTCCTGCCCGAGTCGCGCAACTTCCGCTCACGTTCCCTGCACCCGCGCAGCCTGCTGGACGGCTTCACCATGCACTTTCGCGACGCCGGCCTGCCGCTGCTGTTCCTTGAGGCCTTTGTGCTGATGGGCGCCTTCGTCACCCTGTTCAACTACATCGGCTACCGCCTGCTGGCCGCGCCTTACCACATGGACCAGGCCTTCGTCGGGCTGCTGTCGGTGGTGTACCTGTCGGGGATCTACAGTTCGGCGAAAATCGGCTCGCTGGCGGACCGCCTGGGACGCCGTAAAGTGCTGTGGGGCACTATTGTGCTGATGCTCGCCGGTCTCGCGGTGACCATGCTCAGCCCGCTGCCGCTGGTGATTCTCGGCATGCTGATCTTCACCTTCGGCTTCTTCGGCGCACATTCGGTCGCCAGCAGCTGGATCGGCCGCCGCGCCACCAAAGCCAAGGGCCAGGCATCGTCGCTGTACCTGTTCAGCTACTACGCCGGGGGAAGCATCGCCGGCACGGTGGGCGGCGTGTTCTGGCACCAGGGCGGCTGGAACGGCATCGGGTTGTTCATCGGCACGCTGCTGGTGATTGCACTGCTGGTCGCATTGAAGCTGGCGAAGTTGCCGACCCTGGCAGAGAGCGCCAAGTCCTGA
- a CDS encoding beta-ketoacyl-[acyl-carrier-protein] synthase family protein, producing the protein MTAYLNALGLVCSLGRGKRQVAERLFAGDDSGMRAASGWVPERSLPVGAVQGQLPPIPAELSRHASRNNQLLLEAALQIRVEIEQAIHTYGRERIAVVLGTSTSGIHEASESLGTYLQAGQFPADYDYRQQELGAPADFLADWLQISGPAYVISTACTSSARALMSAQRLLDLGLCDAVLCGGVDSLCKLTLNGFSALEAVSGQRCNPFSVNRNGINIGEAAVLFLMTRSAHAPAIALLGGGASSDAHHISAPEPAGRGALQAMHKALARAGLQAGQISYLNLHGTATQHNDAMESRAVASLFPEGLPCSSTKPLTGHTLGAAGALEAAFCWLSLSPDNPDNRLAPHLWDGQADPELPALHWVTPQDRLASTAARYLMSNSFAFGGNNVSLIIGDAP; encoded by the coding sequence ATGACCGCCTACCTCAACGCCCTCGGGCTGGTCTGCAGCCTCGGTCGTGGCAAACGCCAAGTCGCCGAGCGCCTGTTTGCCGGGGACGACTCGGGCATGCGCGCAGCATCCGGCTGGGTGCCCGAGCGTTCGCTGCCGGTGGGCGCGGTCCAGGGCCAGTTGCCACCGATCCCCGCTGAACTGAGCCGCCACGCCAGCCGCAATAACCAGCTGCTGCTGGAGGCGGCGTTGCAGATTCGTGTCGAGATCGAACAGGCAATCCACACCTACGGTCGCGAGCGCATTGCCGTAGTGCTGGGCACCAGCACCTCGGGGATCCATGAGGCCAGTGAAAGCCTGGGGACGTACCTGCAAGCCGGGCAGTTCCCCGCTGATTATGACTATCGGCAGCAGGAGCTTGGCGCGCCAGCCGACTTTCTCGCCGACTGGCTACAGATCAGCGGCCCGGCCTACGTGATTTCCACCGCCTGCACCTCCAGCGCCCGTGCGTTGATGAGCGCCCAGCGCCTGCTCGACCTGGGCCTGTGCGACGCAGTGCTGTGCGGCGGCGTCGACAGCCTGTGCAAGCTGACGCTCAACGGCTTTTCGGCACTGGAAGCGGTGTCCGGGCAACGCTGCAATCCGTTCTCGGTCAACCGCAACGGCATCAACATCGGCGAGGCGGCGGTGCTGTTCCTGATGACCCGCTCTGCCCATGCACCCGCCATCGCCTTGCTGGGCGGCGGCGCCAGCTCTGATGCACACCATATTTCCGCACCGGAACCCGCTGGCCGTGGCGCGCTGCAAGCCATGCACAAAGCCCTGGCCCGCGCCGGCCTGCAAGCCGGGCAAATCAGCTACCTGAACCTGCACGGCACTGCCACCCAGCACAATGACGCCATGGAAAGCCGCGCCGTTGCCAGCCTGTTTCCCGAGGGCCTGCCCTGCTCCTCGACCAAGCCCCTGACCGGCCATACCCTCGGTGCCGCCGGCGCCCTGGAAGCTGCGTTTTGCTGGCTAAGCCTGAGCCCGGACAACCCCGACAACCGCCTGGCGCCGCACCTCTGGGATGGCCAGGCCGATCCCGAACTGCCAGCGCTGCACTGGGTGACCCCGCAAGATCGCCTGGCGTCCACAGCTGCGCGCTACCTGATGAGTAATTCCTTCGCCTTCGGTGGCAACAACGTCAGCCTGATTATCGGAGACGCACCATGA